From Kwoniella dendrophila CBS 6074 chromosome 11, complete sequence, a single genomic window includes:
- a CDS encoding asparagine-tRNA ligase, whose translation MAENAQPTIAEQAQDVASKLATSVADTLNFGEKAPKEDVDRSGLPILYIDEKAGSDETGSGAELSPFSTPLKAYQSIKPTIENDSNPTQNVILMIRKSDSVERNEWIELSTSGKKKLVKNISGWRKSQAKLLAEGEKLQKDKLEKDEKERKRREEAKNIILVDDESKESKKTKIYAVPELVGSRVRIQGWVHRFRPQKTNYFLVVRDGTAMLQCILTGDCIKTLDALDLTTESTVELVGTIEKVKQGQTAPGGVELLVDYWKILGKAPGGSDAFEGRLQQDTDASIRADLRHLELRGETATSVMRVRALLLRAFRDAFHKRRITEVTPPCMVQTSVEGGSTLFEFDYYGAPAYLTQSSQLYLETVLPSLGDVYCIQESFRAEKSLTRRHLSEYTHLEAELVFIKFKDLLDHLEDMICDVVEILLNDPVSSEIIKTLNPDFQPPSRPFMRMDYRDAITYLNENGITKEDGSEHVVGDDIAEAAERKMTDQINRPIMLIHFPKLLKAFYMQPLESAPDFTESVDVLLPNVGEVVGGSMRITDYDTLMAAYKREGIPSDPYYWFTDQRKYGTTEHGGYGLGVERFLAWLLNRWTVRECSLYPRWMGRATP comes from the exons ATGGCTGAAAACGCTCAACCAACAATCgctgaacaagctcaagatgTAGCTTCAAAGCTTGCTACTTCCGTTGCTGATACACTTAACTTTGGTGAAAAAGcaccaaaagaagatgtCGATAGGTCTG GATTACCAAttttatatattgatgaaaAAGCAGGATCTGATGAAACAGGATCTGGAGCTgaattatcacctttttctacACCTTTAAAAGCATATCAATCTATAAAACcaacaattgaaaatgattcaaATCCAACACAAAAtgtaattttaatgattAGAAAATCTGATTCagttgaaagaaatgaatgGATTGAATTATCtacatcaggtaaaaaaaaaTTAGTTAAAAATATTTCAGGTTGGAGAAAATCTCAAGCTAAATTACTtgcagaaggtgaaaaattacaaaaagataaattggaaaaagatgaaaaagaaagaaaaagaagagaagaagctaaaaatattattttagttgatgatgaatcaaaagaatctAAAAAA ACTAAAATTTACGCTGTACCAGAATTAGTTGGTTCAAGGGTTAGAATTCAAGGTTGGGTTCACCGATTTAGACCACAAAAAACTAATTATTTCTTAGTTGTTAGAGATGGTACAGCAATGTTACAATGTATTTTAACTGGTGATTGTATAAAAACtttagatgctttagatTTAACAACAGAAAGTACAGTTGAATTGGTTGGTACTATCGAAAAAGTTAAACAAGGTCAAACTGCACCAGGTGGTGTTGAGTTATTAGTTGATTATTGGAaaattttaggtaaagctcCAGGTGGTTCAGATGCTTTCGAAGGTAGATTACAACAA GACACTGACGCATCAATTAGAGCCGATTTAAGACATTTAGAATTACGTGGTGAAACTGCTACATCAGTTATGAGGGTTAGAGCTTTATTATTAAGAGCATTTAGAGATGCTTTCcataaaagaagaatcacTGAAGTTACACCACCATGTATGGTTCAAACTtctgttgaaggtggttcaactttatttgaatttgattattaCGGTGCACCAGCATATTTAACTCAATCTTCACAATTATATTTAGAAActgttttaccttctttaggtgatgtTTATTGTATTCAAGAATCTTTTAGAGCTGAAAAATCTTTaacaagaag ACATTTATCTGAATACACTCATTTGGAAGCTGAATTAgtatttatcaaattcaaagaTCTTTTGGATCACCTTGAAGATATG ATCTGTGATGTTGTCGAAATACTATTGAACGATCCAGTATCGTCAGAAATTATTAAAACACTTAACCCAGATTtccaaccaccttcaagaccATTTATGAGAATGGATTACAGGGACGCTATAACATACCttaatgaaaatggtataacaaaagaagatggatctgAACATGTTGTTGGAGATGATATCGCTGAAGCAGCAGAAAGAAAAATGACTGATCAAATTAATCGACCAATAATGTTAATTCATTTCCCTAAACTCCTCAAAGCATTCTATATGCAACCTTTAGAATCTGCACCTGATTTTACTGAATCTGTAGATGTCTTATTACCAAatgttggtgaagttgttGGTGGTTCAATGAGAATAACAGATTATGATACTCTTATGGCAGCTTACAAGAGAGAAGGCATTCCTTCAGATCCATACTATTGGTTCACTGATCAGAGAAAATATGGTACAACTGAACATGGTGGTTATGGTTTAGGTGTCGAA CGATTCCTTGCCTGGTTACTCAACAGATGGACCGTAAGAGAATGTTCACTCTATCCAAGATGGATGGGTAGAGCTACTCCTTAA
- a CDS encoding pre-mRNA-splicing factor SYF1 — protein MAVEQSPIDSLSSRFPLTFPIPTPLTYPHLISSADLATEEDLLHNPENLRSWLSYIHQLKERINGNGPPKNENPSPEEILLGPLSSQVSRDGLQQLTMVYERALAIFPTSFKLWRSYYLLRQSYVLGELTSKAKKTRSENLKRGSGFKTNVKELLESAEETNEWNVNEGLDGIIGYEEWKSLVSIGERMINCLSHLPIPWLLHLSILFHPKCPSIFKRTYARRTFDRALRTLPPSLHGRIWGLYLRWAEITGGEAGERVWRRFLKVDPSLTERHIAYLLDSSPPRPLAASKYLLSLARRAAKNMYSSLEGKSPYQLFVDFLELVERYADEVGMDEEQTLELKAAKQVAVDQISGSTDETEPTPAEEPASIHGRLMRIAGPPVPVEQGKMYKPKDAITNKKGPEELTYDEDTDPSNSRLLDVEGIVERDGLEIYKDQAGRLWTGLATYWIKRGEFDRATRTFERGLEAVVTIRDFTQIFDAYAEFSETMISTLMDALADEDNLEDEEFDLEETEKDLDDRMKSFEELMDRRPFLVNEVLLRRNPNEVVEWEKRIALFGDQDDKVVETYIKALDTINPRKATGPLYPLYVNFAKFYEEGGSKDPETGEPKNEPDLNQARKIMERATKVPFKSVDELAEVWCEWAELELRNENYDEAIRLMQRATTIPRDPKKINFYDESFSPQQRLFKSLKIWSFYSDLEESIGSVESTKAVYDKIMELKIANAQVIVNYALFLEENKYFEESFKVYERGIELFHPSIGFEIWNIYLSKFVKRYGGKKLERSRDLFEQALENCPPKFCKSIYLLYAKLEEDYGLAKRSMGIYDRACQTVQDSDKFDMFTIYIAKATENFGLPSTRPIYERALENLPDKQTAEMCKRFARMERKLGEIDRARAIYAHASQFCDPRVEKEFWDEWNQFEVDTGSEDTFREMLRIKRAVQAAFNTETSFIAAQTAAAAKGIEKPTETAKDAADPMAAMERELSSNGAPTQQKKSTGGPAFVASTLRTQNAHGIDQAEENDQDQQVANPDAIEMDEDEF, from the exons ATGGCAGTCGAACAATCCCCCATCGActctctttcttctcgaTTCCCCCTTACTTTCCCTATACCTACACCTCTTACATACCCGCACCTCATCTCATCAGCCGACTTAGCTACAGAGGAAGACCTATTACACAACCCAGAAAACCTTAGATCATGGttatcatatatacatcaGTTGAAAGAACGtataaatggtaatggaCCAcctaaaaatgaaaatccttcacctgaagaGATATTATTAGGACCATTATCAAGTCAAGTATCAAGAGATGGATTACAACAATTAACTATGGTATATGAGAGAGCTTTAGCTATATTTCCTACAAGTTTTAAATTATGGAGATCATATTATTTATTGAGACAATCATATGTTTTAGGAGAATTGActtcaaaagctaaaaaaacAAGAAGTGAAAATTTAAAAAGAGGATCAGGATTTAAAACTAATgttaaagaattattagaatctGCAGAAGAAACAAATGAATGGAATGTAAACGAAGGTTTAGATGGTATAATCGGATATGAAGAGTGGAAATCTTTGGTTTCAATAGGTgaaagaatgataaattgCTTAAGtcatttacctataccttggttattacatttatcaattttatttcaTCCAAAATGTCCATCAATCTTTAAAAGAACTTATGCAAGAAGAACTTTTGATAGAGCTTTAAGAACTTTACCACCAAGTTTACATGGTAGAATTTGGGGTTTATACCTAAGATGGGCTGAAATAACTGGTGGTGAAGCAGGTGAAAGGGTTTGGAGAAGATTCTTAAAG GTCGATCCAAGTCTTACCGAACGTCACATCGCCTATCTTCTTGACTCTTCCCCTCCTCGTCCTCTTGCCGCCTCCAAATACCTCTTATCTCTCGCTCGACGTGCCGCCAAAAATATGTATTCTTCATTGGAAGGCAAATCACCGTATCAGCTGTTTGTGGATTTCTTAGAGCTGGTGGAGAGATACGCAGATGAAGTCGGTATGGACGAAGAACAGACGTTAGAATTGAAAGCCGCCAAGCAAGTCGCAGTGGATCAGATATCGGGATCAACGGATGAAACTGAACCTACACCAGCCGAAGAACCAGCAAGTATACATGGACGATTAATGAGAATAGCGGGACCACCTGTTCCAGTGGAACAAGGGAAAATGTATAAACCTAAAGATGCAATAACCAACAAAAAGGGACCCGAAGAATTGACttatgatgaagatactgATCCGTCGAATTCGCGATTACTCGATGTAGAAGGAATAGTTGAACGAGATGGATTAGAGATATATAAAGATCAAGCTGGTAGATTATGGACAGGTTTGGCTACATATTGGATCAAACGAGGGGAATTTGATCGGGCAACAAGAACATTCGAAAGGGGATTAGAAGCTGTTGTTACAATAAGAGATTTTACACAGATATTTGATGCTTATGCTGAATTCTCTGAAACTATGATATCAACTTTGATGGATGCTTTGGCggatgaagataatttagaagacgaagaatttgatttagaagaaactgaaaaagatttGGATGACAGAATGAAATCGTTTGAAGAATTAATGGATCGTAGACCTTTCTTAGTAAATGAAGTTTTATTAAGAAGAAATCCaaatgaagttgttgaatGGGAAAAAAGAATTGCATTATTTGGTGATCAAGATGACAAAGTTGTTGAAACTTATAtaaaagctttagatacTATAAATCCAAGGAAAGCTACAGGTCCTCTATATCCGTTATATGTCAATTTCGCTAAATTCtatgaagaaggtggtagtAAAGATCCAGAAACAGGTGAACCTAAAAATGAACCGGATCTAAATCAAGCTAGAAAAATCATGGAAAGAGCTACCAAAGTTCCTTTCAAAAgtgtagatgaattagctgaagtcTGGTGTGAATGGGCTGAATTGGAATTGAGGAATGA AAACTATGACGAAGCTATTCGATTGATGCAAAGAGCTACCACGATACCGAGAGATCccaaaaagatcaatttcTACGATGAA TCGTTCTCGCCTCAACAGCGTCTGTTCAAATCACTCAAAATATGGTCATTCTATAGTGATTTAGAAGAATCTATAGGATCAGTTGAATCTACCAAAGCAGTTTATGACAAAATTATGGAATTGAAGATTGCCAATGCTCAAGTAATAGTGAACTATGCTCTGTTCCTTGAAGAGAATAAATACTTTGAGGAAAGTTTCAAAGTATATGAAAGGGGAATTGAATTATTCCATCCATCAATTGGATTTGAAATTTGGAATATATATTTAAGTAAATTTGTTAAAAGATATGGTGGtaaaaaattagaaagatcaagagattTATTCGAACAAGCATTAGAGAATTGTCCACCAAAATTCtgtaaatcaatttatttattatatgcaaaattagaagaagattatggaTTAGCTAAAAGATCAATGGGTATATATGATAGAGCATGTCAAACTGTACaagattcagataaatttgatatgtTTACAATTTATATTGCAAAAGCAACAGAAAATTTCggtttaccttcaactaGACCTATTTatgaaagagctttagaaaATTTACCAGATAAACAGACGGCCGAAATGTGTAAAAGATTTGctagaatggaaagaaaattaggtgaaattgatagagCACGTGCTATTTATGCTCATGCTTCTCAATTCTGTGATCCAAGAGTTGAAAAAGAGTTTTGGGATGAATGGAATCaatttgaag TTGACACTGGATCAGAAGATACTTTCCGTGAAATGTTACGTATCAAACGAGCTGTACAAGCAGCATTCAATACGGAAACATCGTTCATTGCAGCTCaaacagcagcagcagccAAAGGGATTGAAAAACCAACTGAGACAGCTAAAGATGCAGCTGATCCAATGGCAGCTATGGAAAGAGAATTATCTAGCAACGGTGCACCAACACAGCAGAAGAAATCAACAGGTGGACCTGCTTTCGTTGCAAGTACATTGAGAACTCAAAATGCTCATGGTATagatcaagctgaagaaaatgatcaagatcaacaagtcGCTAATCCAGATGCTATTGAAATGGATGAGGATGAATTTTAG